In Poecile atricapillus isolate bPoeAtr1 chromosome 16, bPoeAtr1.hap1, whole genome shotgun sequence, the DNA window GGGCCATCACCCCCTGTTAACACAGGTCACCAGAGCCACTGGCTGCTACTTACGTTGACTTTGGGCTGTGAAGGCAGAGTCCCGCTTGCCTTCATGCTGCTGACGAGTTTGTTAAACGCAGTCATGTCCCCATCCTTCTTCATCTGTCTGGAGCCACTGACATTTAGGGCTTCTTCCATTTGCTCAGCCATAAAGGGAGTGGCAATTTTCCCCTCCTGATCCACTTTCAGACCTTTTAGCccagcttcaacttcctccaCTGAAAGTACAACTCCTGAATGTgctgagaaatacagaagaaatacTGGTAAACCAAGTTCTGTCTCAAGTGAGCTAATAATTCTTGTGCAGGTGTTGACTAGAAGTTGTTTCAAAACTAGGAACAGCCAAAAACTCATTTCTTGATACTGACACTAGCTGTCAAACCATGACTGACCTGTGTTTAGACTAACGTTCTAATATATCTAAATTCAGAAAACTCACATGCACAACTACTGCCATGTAAGACTCCACAAAAACCTGTTTAGGCTTCAGCTACTAAATTCTCACTCTTTCATTTATCCTGCAAGAAACATTGTTACTACATCTTACAACTTTGCCTGCATTTAACAGAGAATGTTCATGTGACAATTGAGTTGGTTGTTTTTCAATTAGGAAAGTTTAATTTATCTTATACTCCAAGAGACCAGATGGTTTTACAGCCAAGGTGCAAGCCATGCCAAATTTCTGAAGCTATCATAAGTACAAAGAATACATACCTGGAAAACCTAGATACTTTAAACATTCAGTTACACGCTTAAGCTCAGTGTGTATAAAGTTTTAAGGAGATTTTTTGCTCAGAAATTAAAGCTTCTTATAGAAAGATTTCACTGGCATAACCAGCATAAGGTTCAGTGCTCTTAGCAGTACTTTTTTCctgtatatgcatatatatatctACACATATATAAACACCTACTGGTGCCTGACATAAAGGCTAAACATGCTTTATAGACCAGCTAACACATCACAAGGTATGACACCTTAAAAGAAAAGTAAGAAGAGACAGAAGCATGCCATGGGTTGCAGATGTTGGCCCAAAGAAATAAGATTTACTGGAAATTTGGGCAAGAAGgtggagaaaagaaataatgatgCACACATGCAGCATGGAACATGAGGAAATATGATGCTGGTGGAGAGGAATTGACCTGAAAACTCCACAACACTTGAAGAGCTGTACAGCATTTTATGGGAATGCAGAGCCCCACATCAGGTACTTTTGAGTGAATGGAAGCTTCCCCACAGATTTTTGTTCCTTCATCCTTGGTTTGTGAGGATCAAAGTTGAAATCAAGTTTTTAGTAGGAAAGTCAGACTAAGCAGAACAGAAATAGAACTACAAGTCTTTCTAAAGTGAAATTAAGGAAGTTCTTCACATGTTAGCCAACACTCCCTACTCCCAGACTGGATGCTTAAGAATATTTGCAGTGCTTAGATGCTTTCCTTCCTAGCTGCTTCACACTAATCAGAGGGCCATCACTTTTTCTTCAGTCCAGTTTACATGGCAATACATGCTGCTTGCCAAAGAGAAACAAGTTTGGAATTAGACCTCAAGATTTCACAAAATACATGCATTTTTGTCCACTCCATGCATGCTATGGGCCCAGACATGCAAATCCCTAAGCTGGAGGCAcccttgaggggaaaaaaaaaaattaaaaaaacctcctcATTCTCAAGCCACTGTTCAACTTCTTAGATACTGACACTTAATGGATCAATGTGATCCATTATAGATACTGTCAAGGATGACTTACACTGTCAGTTTTTGGTAAAGCCAGAGTTTAAATGCCAGAGTTTCAGAGCTGATATTACCAGTCACCAGTATGAAAAAACTTATGCAAATGCAATACACAAAGCCGGAAACTCAGATCAAGACTTGCATCATCTTATAATTGTTTCTGGCCACTAAAGCAGTCTGATAAAAGTCCTGATGTCATCCTTTGATTAGGATGAAAAGAGTCAGTGATGATATTGACACAATTGAGAGCTGCTGAATATTGAGTTTTCAGTATTGTAAGTAAATCTGTAACACTGCCTACTCCTGGATTTGGCAGTTGAGGTTTCCAGAATACCAAGCCTCTTGCTGGGAGATACTGCATCACAAGAACTTGACAATAGCTGAAGAGGCACTTACTGCTCTCTCTAAGCTTTTCCTTGTTGGCTGAAAGACTTGAGAGAAGAGGTTTTAAGTCCACTTTGGCTTTCTGTAGCATTTCTAGGATGTCCACTTTGTTTTCAGAGTGGTCTTCCAATGGAATAGGAGCAAAGTAGTTTCCAGAGTTCTGGCCAGGGGAGAGAATGGCTTGCTCTAGACCTGAAACAGCAAAACCAGGAGCACTACAACATCAGTTTACCAACCCAATGGCTCAAGATGAACATACACTGGCAACCAACTTCAAAATGCCACTGCAAAGTTATGCTTCATACCCCTTGCCCAAGATCAGCTGGAAAGTCATCAGGAAGCACTGACAAGAACATTCATTATAAAAGAACTTACAGCTGCTTACTCTAAGAGCTTCCAAAAGAATGCCAAGTGCTTAAACTGTGGGAGAATTCACTGTCCTAAAGCCTTATCTGCCAACTTCTCATTGAATGAGTAAGAAAGAATGTGGAAGGAGGCTACCTTGCCCTGCACTGTCCTGCAGCCTTACCTGCTagcctctccagctcctcatGAGGGGTAGATCTCAAGCTGCTTGATCGACTTCCAGAACGACTGGGATTAGAAAACCACCTGCTGAACCTGCTGGCAGACACTGCACCTTCCCCCAGCACATCCTCTATCATctaagggagggaaaaaagaaaaaaatcttaacatAAGCAAGATCAGCAAGATCTCTGAGAAGCTTTACTGTGCAAGAAAGGTTCTTGTGCTACAGACAATtagatgctgctcccagagTTTCAAAGCTTTGATCTGCTTTTTTCCTGCAGTTAACATAATCCATGCACATCTTTAACTGACACCAAATATTTACTCACAGTAAAACTAACTGAAAAAGCACAATCAGAGCACTCAAAGACCATTTAACTACACCATTTTAAAGTGGAAGTGTCAAAAGAACCCCAAGTATTTAAAAACCAGTgcattataaaaatgtaactcAAATTAAAGCTTCTCCTATCCTACAAAACAGTACCCAGTTAAAGCCTGGCTCAATAGGCACAGATGCAGTTTCAggcagcattttttcttttagacaAAAAGAACAGCTTCTTCCTCtcagaaaaattgttttttctgaaacaaggaGTATCCAACActatttcaaacagaaaaaaatagtattgCTCCATTTGGTTTTGATTGTTTGACTCTTACATATTAGAAGAATTAAGACAAGAAATATACAAACCTATGATAACACTTGTCACAGACATAACACCGGTACAAAGAAACTCACTTTTATGACAAGTTCTAACATCTGCCCATCTGTTTCATCAGCAGGTATTTTCACTTGGGAACTCCCTGCTTTTGAAAGCAGTCACCATCTTGCACGCATGCTGAAAATCAGATTATCAAGTCTAAAGAAACAATTTACATGTTCTATAGGGAGAATGAAATCTCCATGTATTTGACAAATTACTGGCACCATATGATAGCTCTTTTCTAATGCAAGCAGCTTGTCCACACTAAACATTAGGTCAGAAgtccattttcttttaaacctcAACATCTCTAAACCATGTCAGGTCTGTTTGTTTGCAGTCAGAACACAATTTTTGACTTTTGACTGAGTTGGTGGGCTGTGTTTATCCAACACAGGAGTAATAGttctaaaaaattaattaacctCTTATAGGTTTAAGTAATAAAGATTCAAACCCTTTCAGACATACATCCTTTCAGGCACATTACCACTAGTATCTACAGGCTCACTGCTTGCCAGGAAGTCTGTGCAGATCTGGTCGCTGCAATTCCCAGACTTAGATAGAAAAGGTTGTTTTAAGCTAAACTAAATTTGTACAGTGAATCTTCTCAACATATCATTAATAATTCCAAAGAAGATCCATTCAGAATGTCAATTTTGAGCCTTCAAGTAGTGaccaaaagaaaggaaaaatagccTGCTAGTCTGCCTCAAACATTCACACTGGAGATGGAGCCAGTCCCAGGATGAACACTTTGGCAGAAACATCTGAACACTCCGAAGCTAAATATCTGCAAATTCATCTTACACATCTCATAAAGGAGCTTCCACAAAGCAAGAAGTTTTAGCTTTCAAAGAATGAGCTGCAGCAAAAATGCTTCTCATGAATATACCCAGtcttaaaacccaaaaaactcaCTGAAGCCAGGCCAGGAACACTTTTATCCAAGTTGAAGAACTCATTGAAGTCAAACTCTCCTGGGGCTGGTTCTTGTAAAACAGCTTCTCTAGGAACTTCTTGATCGGCTGGAGTTTCATTGGCAAGGACAGTTTGCACTTCATCCTCTTCTGCCACTCCACCATTGCATTCTATGCCTTAAAAAGAAAGTTAAGTGACTGCTGAATCACTGAACATGACTATTTCCTGTGGGAACAGTGCCTGAGAGCCAATGCACTTGCCCAGGGATTAGAATCACAGGCCCAAAGGAACCCAGCCCCCAGCTGATACCTTATCAGTTACACTGTGCCGGCTCCTGCAAGACAAAATAGCACCCACCACAACTCCTAGCACAGAACTTCTAATCTGGTAAGACTATCCAGCtcaaaaagataaagaaaattgCCACTGAACTGCCCACAAACAACTGCATCCTGATCAGCCTGGGCTGTTATGCCACACCAAGCACATACAGCTGTTGCAGAAAGTCAACAGCTGCTGTTGGTTTTCCATCAAGAATCCtttggcagctcctgccttctTTGATGTGGGTTCTTAATAGTCAACATATGACAAATATACTGCTTCTCCTCCTTTATCAGGAGCAAGGTACTTCTTACTGTAAAGACCTCTCAGCAAGCTTGCACAGGGCACTGCAAAAAAGTTGTTACATGGTGTAGTGGCTACATAGCTACAAACTCCTGGGCTTGGAACTGCACTACAATCCAGCTATGTTGTCCACCTGCAGAATTTCTAGCATTAAAAAGTCATCTTCTCTCATCATgctgcaactttttttttttggtaataatCCAATGACTGCACACAAATTCAAGTCTCCTAATTGAGTTTAAAGCTAGGTTACTGGCAGCTGCATGCCCAGATCAGGGGGGGATCTAATATACAGATCTAACTAATGTTAGTATTaccataaggaaaaaaaaaatatttcaagtacCTCAGAGCATTAGCTTAATTTAAACAGAGCCTTCAGCAcccagcaggacacagaaatgAACAAGACCTTTAGAATAACCTATCAACTTCTGATATAATTCAACATCCATAGAAGATTTTTCCCAGCCTCTCAATCCTGCCtctctttgggaaaaaaaaaatgtaatttatcaCCTATTTAATCTTTCAGATTACAAATACATTACAGGATTTACATTTTGTGCTTCAGGATGACCAAAACCTATGCAAGTTTAAGATAGAGGTTTTCATTTACACTTGTCTGTATCTATAAGTCACCTCTACACCCAGCAAGCTGCCTCTAGCAGACAAGCAGAGCTCTCATGAAATTTGTCCTTACCTTCTTTCAGTGAGGCTGTGCGTCGCCTCGTACGTTTTCTCCCTTTGTGATCTTCCTCCAAAATCTTATCATCAAAGCCTGTGAGCTCAATGGTTTCAGACTGACTTGTAGGCCCAGCAGAGAACCACTCAGGTTCCTCTTCAGTGTAGGAATCATTCCTTCTTCGCTCCCCAAAGACACGTTTGCTGTCACCAAATTCCCTCTGAAGGCAAATATTAAAAACGGTAGCATTAATAAAACATCGCCTCATAAGATTCTTCCCCAACTTCCACCCTTCACACCAATTCTgggtatttttaaatgtgtataCAACCTCCCTGTACACTCTGtaagcttttaaattttaagcttCACAGCTCAATTTCTGATTCATTACACCAAAAGCTATTGATCTGCAAATGCTTCTATAAACTCAGTTTTACAACCTAAAAGAGAGTTagcagttgttttttttttaaaaaaagtattaaaaaaagcctgaaagcaTGGAAAGCTCCCATTTGCTGAGGTTAAAGACAATGCTTGCTGACAACTGCCAGGTCAAGAACTACAAATAAACTATTAGACTTTTGAATCTCTTGCTAGTAAAAGTCAGCCCACAGGCAGGGCTTGTCTGATAAACAGCATTACATGCATCCCTGTGGAGCTCTCTGAAGGAATATAAACAAGTTTTGAAGCACCAGGTGCTCACCCTTCACACCCTCATAACAAAGGGCCTGCCTGCACAGAACACTTAACTACTGCAGGCAGCTCACCTGCCCCTGGTGCTTTTAGTGCCAGGTGTCCAAGCCCCCCCATTCAATATGCaatcaggaaaagaaggaacaaaCCCTGAAACGTTTATCTTTGTAGTCCCTGTCACGATCCCGGTCTCTTGCATCCCTGGAATCTCCACCCCGATGGTCTTTGTCGAAGTTCCTTGAGGAGATGATCCTGCCACTGCCAATCCTGCGGCCGCCGATCACACGGACACCGTCGCTGTCCTTTTCCAGGGGGCTCCCTGCCCGACGGGAGCTGACGGATGCAGTCACATGACAGCCACCTCCAAAGCTTCGCCTCTGGGGACTCAGGACTACATCCAAGTCATCTTCTTTCACTCGCTCTCTCGGATCTGCAAGTCAAAGACCACACAAAAAGCACTAAATTTAATGCAATAGTCAAGATAAGTCAGTTGTCTGTATAGCAGCCTTTTGTTCCACAGCCTTGCTGCTAACCCAGGGCTTTTAACAGAAAATGCCCATGATTTATCTCCATAAAGCTGATCTAGCTGACACCACATGAAGTGCAAACAAAAAATTTACAGCTGGGTATTGAGGAACCACTGCGGTCTCCTAGGAAGTACCTGCTTTCCCACTAAAGACCTTTGAAGTACTCAGCCTTGAGTTGCACTTGCATTTTAGATATGTACTCACTATTACACGGCAAGACTAGGACGAGATAACTGACTGTTGCCCAGGTTTGCTCTTAGGTAACAGTCACCAGAAAACCTACTATAGTCTAGTTGGAACAACCAAGATTTCTTTGCTGCTTATCCTGTGCAGTCAAACAATTCTCAGAGTCTTTGTTTAGTCTCCTTTGTGTCATCCCAACAGAAAGGTTTTGCCAACAGCCCAGGTTCAGTTTTGAGCAATGTGCTGTAGAACACACTCACCTACTATCCTACGCATAAGAGAAGTCCGATCTGAATCCAAATCTTTTTTAAAGCTTTCCACTGGTGAAGTTCTTCCTGAAGTTGGATATAAAGATGCATGCCACTTCTCTGGATCCCAGACACCATcactaggaaaataaaattgcagaaTTGTTCACTACCTTGCTGTCTAATAAATACTTCAtaatgctgctgctggaaacctAGAATTCACTGGTTAGCAACCTGTACAAGTGAACTATCTTTCATATCCAACTTCTAAATCTGCCTTACTATGGTTTATTACTTCACACATGGTATTTGAATCTCTTCTGTAACAGCAAAGAAGTATAATACTCAgcatcagattttaaaaaactaGTTATTGGTGAAGCTTGTTTAGTACACTGAAAAAACAGTTCAAGTAGATCATACGGTGCTGCTCTTAAGCATTTGGGTAATTTTACCTCAATCTCACACTTGTACAACAAATTCATCTGAATAGTAAAGAAACTGCTGCTTAATAAACGTACAAACACGAGCCAAGAACATTCACCTCTGTTTTTGATTGAGGTACAGTGACAACATGGGAGAGTAACCCACTAAGCAAGGCAGCTTGTTGCAGCCTGACCCTGTCTGTGCTACACACCCATCTATGTGATTGGTACTTTTTCCTTCAAGTCTGTAAGATTTGTGTGAAGTTATGAGATCCAGCAGAAAATAATCTCTGTTCAAAGAACAAAATTCCTGGCCAGAGCATTGAGCCTTTCCTAGTAGATTAGTACTTCTGAAAACCGGACTCTGTAGCAGTCTGAACTTTGTGACACACATACCTCCCATCAGCATAAGAGCACTTCTTAGAgaagcatttttctgcaatttaaactttcattttgaaataaatgtatataGCCTTTgtatatttaagaaaatacctgtcatatttttcagaaagacaAGAAGGTCTTTTCTTAGAGTAGGGACGCTCTTTAATATCCAGCAGTTCctcctaaaaaaagaaaattaaaaaataaagatgcgAGTTTCAATTCACACCCAGATTTAAGTGACTCAAACCATCTATCCCAGACTGCCTGTTCAATTTAGTGTTTTAATTTGAGAGCCCAGGTTTCCCAATCTGTTGTTTCATATGCTGTGAAATACAGCACTGAAAGTTTGTATTTCAGTTGTTCTACCAGTGGCCACTGACCAAACATTTGAAGCACTCAGCCTTACTAGGCCAGGTTCAGTCCTCATGAACACTCCAAGGCTGCTCACACCATAAATGTTTACATAtccacttccctggacagttCAGCCTGTAAGAAACACAGGCATCACAGACACCAAAGCTGGTGAGTTCTCAAGAAGGAATCAAAATTGCTGTGGTTAATGCTATAAAGGTTCAGCATgtaaaaaatgcattagcacAATTCCAGTTACTGGTGTAGATCTGGAAATTCTAGACAAGCTTTCCATTTCTGACCACCACCTTCAAGGTATCATAAAATGCATTATACAATTACCCATTCCACCTGACACCAAATCAATGCTGAATGCTAACTTGTTTTGCCACTTTCTACCAGCTTTGAACAGCCCTTAGTTTATCACTGCACATGCTGAGCATTCAGTCACTTGACTGGCAACCAGTTCAGTCTCACTGCAGTTTGATACATTCAGAAAACATTATTAATGGTGTGACTATCAATGTTTTAAACCAACATTAACTCTGCTGCAGTTAAGATGCACATTTCTAGTTACACTTACTCATTCTCCCAAGATCCCCTTTCTTCAACCTGCCTCACTCCCAACCAAACTGAATTGATTCAGAGCTGTGAAAAGATCAGTGGGCAGCTGGAAGGATAAAGAAATCCTAACAGTGGACACCACACATCAGCCAAACAAAGAAATCTCTTTACCCTTTCCACCAAAAATACAATACCCTTCAGAACTTTTACATCATTTTTCCCACATGATTAAGAGCAGTTCATTAGCTATGTGAGTTTGACACTTGTTCTAGATGGTAGTTTGGTAGCTGGAAAAAGCCTTAACTTCCCTCCACACCCCAAACATCACCCTGTACTAGATCTCAGCTAAAAGAGCCCCATTAAAGGGAGCCTGGCCTCCCTGCCCACGGCTTCCCAAAATAAACCTCAATCTGTGAGGAACATCAGTGCTGTAATACTATCAGAGCCTGGTGCAGTTACTACAAGTATTAACAGCCCTGTCCATCACCAGATGGGGAATGGGTTGTTTTGCTGGCCACGAGAGGGAGTCCACAGGCTCTCATTCACATCCTATCACAATTCTTCCACTCAAGTGAGGAAAATTTGAATTGTTTCTTGCCTTTCACTCATTAGCTGTGCACCCTTGGAGGAACAGCTTCCCAAGAACTAAAAAAGACACAGCTTAAACTGTACAGCTCTCCTGTAACAGAGGAGATAAATGCTGGCAATTCCACGTGTGGGGTTTTATATTTAATTCATACACATTCTAAGCAGGCTGAAGGGAAAAGTGTGCTTAGCTGTTATAGAACAGTTTTAAACAAACAGCTTAGAACTACTCATAGTATGAGCCAGATGTTTTCTTAGTAGTAGTGAGTATAAACCACTAGAGGAAATCACTCCCCTTTCC includes these proteins:
- the EIF4ENIF1 gene encoding eukaryotic translation initiation factor 4E transporter isoform X5 — translated: MDKRGGATETENGDAFLELNRITTKYPHRYTKEELLDIKERPYSKKRPSCLSEKYDSDGVWDPEKWHASLYPTSGRTSPVESFKKDLDSDRTSLMRRIVDPRERVKEDDLDVVLSPQRRSFGGGCHVTASVSSRRAGSPLEKDSDGVRVIGGRRIGSGRIISSRNFDKDHRGGDSRDARDRDRDRDYKDKRFRREFGDSKRVFGERRRNDSYTEEEPEWFSAGPTSQSETIELTGFDDKILEEDHKGRKRTRRRTASLKEGIECNGGVAEEDEVQTVLANETPADQEVPREAVLQEPAPGEFDFNEFFNLDKSVPGLASMIEDVLGEGAVSASRFSRWFSNPSRSGSRSSSLRSTPHEELERLAGLEQAILSPGQNSGNYFAPIPLEDHSENKVDILEMLQKAKVDLKPLLSSLSANKEKLRESTHSGVVLSVEEVEAGLKGLKVDQEGKIATPFMAEQMEEALNVSGSRQMKKDGDMTAFNKLVSSMKASGTLPSQPKVNQSLESHLMSPPEMSGQPLSKNILQELLGPPITRPASSNVLSGLIGGLEPAASLLTQRAPSPPIPPVFPTRAASADYLRHRISSPIGFGQGSQQLLGDPFPGVRKPMSPVAAQMSPLEIQQAALEGLALPHDLAIHAANFYQHGFGKPQMDKSRDGYRNRQQRVTKSPAPGHRGNASSPAPAASITSMLSPSFTPTSVIRKMYESKEKSKDDPVSGKMKISDVKDENQRPNEGLVQRMMAQGVHPQHLPLLQAGMLPPGVDLSHLQGISAPILGQPFYPLPTASHHILNPRSGTPLQLAMMQQQLQRSGSGAQGSPAGAQTAPQNVLPRTGLSHGHTQLDHRPSQRSGSPIGLAKWFGSDVLQQPLPSMPSKVISVDELEYRQ